From the Lathyrus oleraceus cultivar Zhongwan6 chromosome 4, CAAS_Psat_ZW6_1.0, whole genome shotgun sequence genome, one window contains:
- the LOC127074020 gene encoding protein STICHEL-like 2 — MDGRRHSVDVPISKTLVALRRVRSLRDPSTNGISKLSPLIDNEHWGNGISLRFLDAPYACEFDDNGCLRSKGLDDEIIYSNPKQQGVFGNKSPKESCCSNHEAKGLDLAYVIPSSNHLKDGESYYLSTALSSSQSGRVDYSKSTRKFMRKNQVKPFELMGGDRKSVESPCLSVRDAMSAYSASTQTPRDVDDVLVDYSGCGISCCWSKSPRFRDSNHYSEMEELPLMLQRVNETDLYGHKSMRHIGGEISPMLETPRSLSMKFRPKSFNDLVGQNVVGKSLLGAISRGRIASFYLFHGPRGTGKTSASRIFAAALNCLSLDEQRPCGLCRECVSFFSGRSKDVKEVDSLRINRSDKIKSLVKNACATAPDLSRFKVFIIDECQLLNKETWATLLNSLGSVSQHVVFVMVTPDLDKLPRSAVSRAQRYHFTKIKDADIASRLKRICAEEGLESEQNALNFIAAKSCGSLRDAEMMLDQLSLLGKKVTISLVYELTGVISDDELLDLLDLSLSSDTTNTVIRARELLRSRIDPLQLTSQLANLIMDILAGKCELGGSEIRRRFSDRHISEANMHKLSHALRILSETEKQLRISKNQTTWFTAALLQLSSLEYSSVDANDTKLCVTAASNRDGDLCSTSSTGESLKHLAIATGKCDEKSYKIEVQEDDKAALDSIWYKATDICQSRRLKAFLRKQGKLSSVCINQGLAVVELEFHHRVDVAKAEKSWKQIASFLQFILGCNIELRINHIPCTSDSKYAKLKRSSFNFFNCSRRILRKSLSSEEQGCESDYADCISQKPMMMDQKPLSRSSVCGSRVPPPLESYHGMEVVKTLRSCEGNLLSSGKIFLNRIIDQETTPRNSFSRDDSVKGEECNYEHLASSAVDFDNNNRTNCFPRTLWLHRKFSTSYASKQKDFCFINPQVQMY; from the exons ATGGATGGTAGGAGGCATTCTGTTGATGTTCCTATTTCTAAAACTCTTGTAGCATTGAGGAGAGTAAGGTCATTGAGGGACCCTTCAACAAATGGTATAAGCAAACTCTCTCCTTTGATTGATAACGAGCATTGGGGAAATGGGATTTCTCTTAGGTTTCTTGATGCTCCTTATGCATGTGAGTTTGATGATAATGGTTGCTTAAGGTCAAAGGGGTTAGATGATGAGATAATTTACTCTAATCCTAAGCAGCAAGGTGTTTTCGGGAATAAGTCGCCGAAAGAAAGCTGTTGTAGTAACCATGAGGCTAAAGGATTGGATTTGGCTTATGTGATTCCTTCTAGTAATCATTTGAAGGATGGAGAATCATACTATTTATCGACTGCGTTGTCGTCGTCGCAATCAGGGAGAGTAGATTACTCAAAATCAACCAGGAAGTTTATGCGCAAGAATCAAGTGAAGCCATTTGAATTGATGGGTGGTGATAGAAAGAGTGTTGAGAGTCCATGCCTTTCGGTTCGTGATGCTATGTCAGCTTATAGTGCCTCGACACAAACACCTCGAGATGTTGATGATGTTTTAGTTGATTACAGTGGATGTGGAATAAGCTGTTGTTGGTCGAAATCACCGAGGTTTAGAGACTCGAATCATTATTCTGAAAtggaagaacttcccttgatgTTGCAGCGTGTTAATGAGACAGATCTTTATGGACATAAAAGCATGAGACACATTGGTGGTGAGATTAGTCCAATGCTTGAAACTCCAAGGAGTTTATCTATGAAATTCAGGCCGAAATCTTTCAATGATTTGGTCGGACAAAATGTGGTTGGGAAGTCACTTTTGGGTGCCATCTCTAGAGGAAGGATAGCGTCGTTTTATCTCTTCCATGGTCCTCGTGGCACGGGAAAAACCTCCGCATCGAGGATATTTGCTGCTGCACTGAATTGCCTCTCTCTCGACGAGCAAAGGCCGTGTGGTTTATGTAGAGAATGTGTTTCGTTTTTTTCTGGAAGAAGTAAAGATGTTAAGGAAGTTGACTCTCTAAGAATTAATCGTTCAGACAAGATTAAATCCCTCGTTAAGAACGCATGCGCAACAGCTCCAGATTTGTCGCGTTTTAAGGTGTTCATTATCGACGAATGCCAGTTATTGAATAAGGAAACATGGGCGACTCTTTTGAATAGCTTAGGGAGTGTTTCTCAACATGTGGTTTTTGTGATGGTCACTCCTGATTTGGATAAGCTTCCACGAAGCGCGGTTTCTCGGGCTCAGAGGTATCACTTTACAAAGATTAAAGATGCCGACATTGCAAGCAGATTGAAAAGAATATGTGCTGAAGAGGGTCTTGAATCTGAGCAAAATGCTTTGAATTTCATTGCTGCTAAATCCTGTGGCTCTCTTAGGGATGCAGAAATGATGCTTGATCAGCTAAGTTTGCTTGGTAAAAAAGTCACAATTTCCTTAGTCTATGAACTT ACTGGTGTCATTTCTGATGACGAATTGCTTGATTTGCTGGACCTGTCTTTGTCATCCGACACTACAAATACCGTCATAAGAGCTCGGGAGTTGTTGAGGTCAAGGATAGATCCTTTACAACTTACATCTCAGCTTGCAAATCTTATTATGGACATTCTTGCCGGGAAATGTGAACTTGGTGGTTCTGAGATCAGAAGAAGATTTTCCGATCGACATATTT CGGAAGCAAACATGCATAAACTTAGTCATGCATTAAGAATACTTTCCGAAACAGAGAAGCAGTTGAGAATTTCTAAGAATCAAACAACATGGTTCACTGCAGCTCTTCTACAGTTAAGCTCTTTAGAATATTCCTCTGTAGATGCAAATGATACCAAGTTGTGTGTGACAGCTGCATCTAATAGAG ATGGTGATTTATGCAGTACATCATCTACAGGTGAAAGTTTGAAGCATCTTGCGATTGCGACAGGCAAGTGTGATGAGAAGTCATATAAAATAGAAGTTCAAGAGGATGACAAGGCGGCGTTGGATTCGATATGGTATAAAGCTACAGACATATGTCAATCTAGAAGGCTCAAAGCTTTTCTCCGGAAGCAAGGGAAGTTGTCCTCGGTTTGTATTAATCAAG GTCTTGCAGTGGTGGAGTTGGAATTCCACCACCGTGTCGATGTAGCTAAAGCTGAAAAGTCATGGAAACAGATTGCAAGTTTCCTACAGTTCATATTAGGATGTAACATTGAGCTCAGAATCAATCATATACCTTGTACTTCAGATTCCAAGTATGCAAAGTTGAAGAGGTCTTCTTTCAATTTCTTTAACTGTTCGCGCAGAATTCTTCGAAAATCACTATCATCCGAAGAACAAGGATGTGAATCAGACTATGCTGATTGCATCTCTCAAAAGCCTATGATGATGGACCAAAAACCTCTATCTCGCTCCTCAGTTTGCGGATCTCGTGTGCCTCCTCCCCTCGAGTCCTACCACGGAATGGAGGTTGTAAAAACTCTGAGAAGCTGCGAAGGGAATTTACTAAGCTCggggaaaatatttttgaatagGATAATAGATCAAGAGACGACTCCAAGGAATTCTTTTTCTAGAGATGATTCTGTCAAGGGAGAAGAGTGCAATTACGAACATCTTGCTTCATCGGCCGTTGATTTTGATAATAATAATCGGACAAACTGTTTTCCTCGAACGCTCTGGCTTCATAGAAAATTCTCTACTTCATATGCTTCAAAACAGAAGGATTTTTGTTTTATCAATCCTCAAGTACAAATGTACTGA
- the LOC127136358 gene encoding uncharacterized protein LOC127136358, which produces MGARLEQQSVRQEVPEEQPRRVIMVNRDQDADEVIHRVRRENMMENDLTTMIERIMAQNGLNTGLRRPNYSSPLSEYVLQTELPRGCKILKFTKFSGDTSEPTIEHIARYMTGAGDLANSENLRMKYFPSSLTKNAFTWFTTLPPNSIDTWPHLERLFHEQFYMGQTKISLKELASIKRKFTEPIDDSLNKFRLLKSRGFTIVSEHELVEMVARGLDYSIRKKLDTQYLRDMAQLADRVRQVERLKAEKARANKSYKKERVAYVEFEDGESEISNDPYGLEEFEVDLAELKEATPYACKLLTPSNGRNPVETKKNDRFPKNTYTFDVTKCE; this is translated from the coding sequence ATGGGGGCAAGATTAGAACAACAGTCAGTTCGACAGGAAGTCCCTGAAGAACAACCTAGGAGAGTAATAATGGTTAATAGAGACCAGGATGCAGATGAAGTAATTCATAGGGTTAGGCGAGAAAACATGATGGAAAATGACTTAACTACTATGATAGAGAGAATCATGGCCCAGAATGGTCTGAATACAGGACTTCGACGGCCAAATTATTCCTCTCCTTTATCAGAATACGTCCTACAAACTGAATTACCAAGGGGTTGTAAAATCCTtaagttcaccaaattctcaggggacactagtgaaCCCACTATAGAACACATAGCCAGATACATGACTGGGGCAGGGGATTTGGCGAACAGTGAGAACCTAAGAATGAAATATTTCCCCAGTTCTTTAACGAAGAATGCCTTCACGTGGTTTACAACTTTGCCACCAAATTCCATAGATACTTGGCCTCATTTGGAAAGATTGtttcatgaacaattctacatgggccAAACTAAGATAAGTCTTAAGGAGTTAGCCAGTATCAAAAGAAAATTCACTGAACCTATAGATGATTCTCTGAATAAGTTTCGTTTGTTGAAATCTAGAGGCTTTACAATAGTGTCtgaacatgagttggtcgaaatggtCGCTAGAGGTTTAGACTATTCCATTAGGAAAAAGTTAGATACCCAGTATCTAAGAGATATGGCCCAATTAGCAGACAGGGTTCGACAAGTCGAACGTTTAAAAGCTGAAAAGGCCAGAGCGAATAAGAGTTATAAGAAAGAAAGGGTTGCTTATGTCGAATTCGAAGATGGGGAGTCTGAAATCTCTAATGACCCTTATGGTCTCGAGGAATTCGAAGTAGATTTGGCTGAATTAAAAGAAGCGACACCTTATGCTTGTAAATTACTTACACCTTCGAATGGCAGGAACCCTGTCGAAACTAAAAAGAATGATAGATTTCCTAAAAATACTTACACATTTGATGTTACCAAATGTGAATAA